The Scomber japonicus isolate fScoJap1 chromosome 8, fScoJap1.pri, whole genome shotgun sequence genome has a segment encoding these proteins:
- the LOC128363317 gene encoding transmembrane protein 271-like, protein MKLSGKGLCTVFSSTLLFVCALSEVVVGLRCVSLGSTVKAHFHLGAAAGAFYSGLFVGIGQVLLGTALLCCMEKPGCRNFFLLGVVVFLLGVLTAFSGAVVDGDTASLVERKYSHYCFHSVVVNPACEQLRDYQRSLVISTVLSTLECLLGLINLVIIKRYKTEQFSRSRQSQRQSAGAIIFREERDCSSVDFQPVSYINLGVFNVFDETGAEVQCGGHPSIELPGYSPTDPELNHCFPFSYPLPSELPPAYEDIFPAEACNT, encoded by the coding sequence ATGAAGTTGAGTGGGAAAGGACTGTGCACCGTCTTCTCCAGCACCCTCCTCTTCGTGTGCGCCCTGAGCGAAGTTGTCGTTGGATTAAGATGCGTCTCTCTGGGATCTACGGTCAAAGCGCATTTCCACCTCGGCGCCGCGGCCGGAGCTTTCTACTCCGGGCTATTTGTGGGAATCGGGCAAGTCCTGCTGGGCACCGCTCTGCTCTGTTGCATGGAGAAGCCCGGCTGCAGGAATTTCTTTCTCCTCGGTGTAGTTGTCTTCTTGTTGGGAGTCCTCACCGCCTTCTCCGGCGCTGTGGTGGACGGGGACACGGCTTCTCTGGTGGAGAGGAAATATTCCCATTACTGCTTCCACTCTGTGGTTGTGAACCCTGCCTGCGAGCAGCTGAGGGATTACCAGCGGAGTCTGGTCATCTCCACTGTTCTCAGCACCTTGGAGTGCCTCCTCGGGCTCATCAACCTGGTGATCATCAAAAGGTACAAAACAGAGCAGTTTTCTAGGAGCAGACAGTCACAGAGGCAGAGCGCCGGGGCGATCATCTTCAGAGAGGAGCGGGACTGCTCCTCGGTGGATTTCCAGCCGGTGTCTTACATCAATTTgggtgtttttaatgtgtttgacGAGACAGGTGCAGAAGTGCAGTGCGGGGGACACCCGTCCATCGAGCTGCCGGGATACTCGCCCACGGACCCGGAGCTCAATCATTGCTTCCCTTTCTCCTACCCGCTCCCCAGTGAACTACCGCCTGCATACGAAGACATCTTCCCCGCTGAGGCATGCAACACATAG